A genomic window from Fusarium falciforme chromosome 2, complete sequence includes:
- a CDS encoding Protein kinase domain-containing protein, which produces MSSEDKYETLEKIGHGSFGVIRKVRRKADGFIMCRKEISYLRMSQKEREQLHAEFQILSTLRHPNIVAYYNREHLKVSQDLHLYMEYCGNGDLGRVIKDLTMKGQRAQESFVWSIFSQLVMALYRCHYGIDPPEVGANVLGLTQGAAAGPKVPAGTMTILHRDLKPENVFLGEDNSVKLGDFGLSKMIKSHDFASTYVGTPFYMSPEICAAEKYTLKSDIWSLGCIIYELCAREPPFNAKTHFQLVQKIKEGKFPALPDVYSPELGQVIKDCLRVNPDRRPDTASLLNLPVVRLMRKEKEVVDLNKSLKLREDALRKKEREVMERLAGLEMEKELIREELDSSLRREWEVKARLKIDHLVNAEIEQLHVRFEEEVQARVEEEVQARVEAELQKKTVAFVGSRPQSREDEHPTSPAKSDFKPDYPHSSVNTSGDEFPSTTDLTEYSIDSPESFRETKKTTRTPFARAQTMFVGNAANTPMDIEMGSPSPIAAIESLSLSPRRNGGTKAPTYNAGNIFTANIFANNANRSSGESRWDNPRGEPSLSDSEDDDIMPSPTRNIKSSKNPFTSKTRPVLTSQKSCPINRLKPVASNPGFVSKQIMPQAESGPRSPNRRLSKIPSAASLQPEASTAQGLTRTLSLNSNRKNADEAMGRMVAKNNMANIKGRTLVELQQARAGGRPMSAVVLPTTGENVSPKRAFRDRIGLERKSSGDEPVAVWDPERDEMPSPFLVRARRIARV; this is translated from the exons CGACCCTCCGCCACCCCAACATCGTCGCCTACTACAACCGTGAACACCTCAAGGTCAGCCAAGACCTGCACCTGTACATGGAGTACTGCGGCAACGGCGACCTCGGCCGTGTCATCAAGGACCTCACAATGAAGGGTCAACGGGCCCAAGAAAGCTTTGTCTGGAGCATCTTCAGCCAGTTGGTCATGGCCTTGTATCGGTGTCACTACGGCATCGACCCGCCCGAGGTTGGCGCCAATGTTTTGGGTTTGACACAGGGGGCTGCGGCAGGTCCCAAGGTTCCCGCTGGAACTATGACTATTCTACATCGTGACTTGAAGCCTGAGAATG TCTTCCTCGGCGAGGACAACTCGGTCAAGCTTGGAGACTTTGGTCTCTCCAAGATGATCAAGTCTCACGACTTTGCTTCTACCTACGTCGGCACACCATTCTACATGTCGCCCGAGATCTGTGCTGCCGAAAAGTACACCCTCAAGTCGGACATTTGGTCCCTGGGCTGCATCATCTACGAGCTCTGCGCACGAGAGCCGCCATTCAACGCCAAGACACATTTCCAGCTTGTGCAAAAgatcaaggagggcaagttCCCTGCCCTGCCTGACGTCTACTCTCCCGAGCTTGGCCAGGTCATCAAGGACTGCCTCAGGGTCAACCCTGACCGAAGACCTGACACCGCGTCGCTGCTTAACCTGCCTGTGGTCAGGCTCATGCGCAAGGAGAAAGAGGTTGTCGACCTCAACAAGTCACTCAAGCTGAGGGAAGACGCTCTCCGTaagaaggagagagaggTGATGGAGAGGCTCGCCGGCcttgagatggagaaggagcTCATCCGAGAAGAGCTGGACTCGTCGCTGCGGAGAGAGTGGGAGGTCAAGGCCCGCCTCAAGATTGATCACCTGGTCAACGCCGAGATTGAACAACTACATGTCCGCTTTGAGGAAGAGGTACAGGCTCGGGTGGAGGAAGAAGTCCAAGCCCgtgtcgaggccgagctaCAGAAGAAGACAGTCGCCTTTGTCGGCTCAAGACCCCAGAGTCGCGAGGACGAGCACCCGACATCACCAGCCAAGTCCGACTTCAAGCCGGATTACCCTCACTCTTCAGTCAATACCAGCGGAGATGAGTTCCCCTCGACGACGGACCTCACTGAGTACTCCATCGATAGCCCCGAGAGCTTCCGGGagacgaagaagacgacgCGCACGCCCTTCGCCCGTGCGCAGACAATGTTTGTGGGCAACGCTGCTAACACGCCCATGGACATTGAGATGGGCTCGCCCAGCCCCATCGCCGCCATTGAGTCACTGTCCCTATCACCCCGTCGCAATGGAGGTACCAAGGCCCCGACTTACAACGCGGGCAACATCTTCACGGCCAACATCTTTGCCAACAACGCCAACCGAAGCTCGGGCGAGAGCCGGTGGGATAACCCTCGTGGCGAGCCGTCCTTGTCTGATTCtgaggatgacgacatcATGCCCTCGCCGACTCGCAACATCAAGTCATCCAAGAACCCCTTCACATCAAAGACTCGCCCTGTCTTGACGTCGCAAAAGTCGTGCCCCATCAACCGACTCAAGCCTGTGGCCTCGAACCCCGGCTTTGTGTCGAAGCAGATCATGCCCCAAGCCGAGTCTGGTCCTAGATCTCCCAACCGGCGACTCAGCAAGATACCATCTGCGGCGTCGCTTCAGCCTGAGGCCAGCACTGCTCAGGGTCTGACTCGCACTCTGTCGCTTAACAGCAACAGGAAGAACGCGGACGAGGCGATGGGCAGGATGGTTGCCAAGAACAACATGGCCAACATCAAGGGCCGAACCCTCGTCGAGCTGCAACAGGCTCGTGCTGGTGGTCGCCCCATGAGCGCTGTTGTTCTCCCCACCACTGGCGAGAACGTGAGCCCCAAGAGGGCATTCAGAGACCGTATCGGCCTTGAGCGGAAGTCGAGCGGCGATGAGCCCGTGGCTGTATGGGATCCAGAGCGTGATGAGATGCCCAGTCCATTCCTCGTCCGAGCTCGACGCATCGCCCGGGTATAG
- a CDS encoding Biogenesis of lysosome-related organelles complex 1 subunit CNL1 encodes MSAQAVPDTQLGLDAEEIQLLRQGQAALGGGSSSSRAASRASSQGLLMLDSSSLSALGRYFDHLMASIEQRIQHLSYEAQRFTQLQYDEADGIIGGADAEIARYTEILQQLDELEVDFDRIAHIKEIVKGYRSRVESLERDLDSSSTSSRHHHHRHSSSHHSSHRHSHGHSSHRHSTSHRSRH; translated from the coding sequence ATGTCGGCACAGGCCGTCCCGGACACCCAGTTAGGCCTCGATGCCGAGGAAATCCAACTGCTACGCCAGGGCCAAGCGGCGCTGGGAGGGGGATCCAGCAGCTCGCGCGCCGCCAGCCGCGCCAGCAGCCAGGGCCTCTTGATGCTAGATAGCTCATCGCTATCAGCTCTGGGTCGCTACTTTGACCATCTCATGGCCAGCATCGAGCAGCGGATACAGCACCTAAGCTACGAAGCACAACGCTTTACGCAGCTGCAGTACGACGAAGCCGATGGTATCATTGGGGGAGCCGACGCTGAGATCGCTCGCTACACCGAGATCCTCCAACAGCTGGATGAGCTCGAGGTGGACTTTGACCGCATCGCCCATATCAAGGAGATCGTCAAGGGTTACAGGTCCAGGGTTGAAAGCTTGGAGCGCGATCTCGACAGCAGCAGTACCTCGAgccggcatcatcaccacagaCACTCGTCGTCGCACCATTCGTCCCATCGCCACAGCCACGGCCACAGCTCCCATCGTCACAGCACCTCCCACCGTTCACGACATTAA